In Aspergillus nidulans FGSC A4 chromosome II, a single window of DNA contains:
- a CDS encoding putative erythromycin esterase (transcript_id=CADANIAT00004573) encodes MSDLTALFRTTIRPLPAIHDPSFALPFDSYAQNRLVLLGDGSHGTSEFYAARAEITKRLITHHNFTMLALEADWPDTEALDRYVRQRPGHRGKIGETKGDADYEDEGEAFERFPTWMWRNKEMQDLVEWIRDHNASLPAEKKVGIYGMDLYSLGSSMKAIISYLDKVDPAMAKEARRRYGCLNPYTEEPQEYGLDALRGFKDCEKGVVAMLRDLLERRLKYAAHPGDGEEFHSSEQNAYVVRDAERYYKAMYYSSAGSWTLRDSHMVDTLKRLIKHKPDGKVVVWAHNSHCGDARHTAMGTRRREVNIGQLCREVFGEQNVALIGCGTHTGTVAAASEWGEDMQIMDVKPSSRDSWERIAHDTGVESFLLDLREDRMSREVREALAKEHRRLQRFIGVIYRPDTERISHYSAADLVNQFDGYVWFDTTSAVRPLEVVQPKTALGDEETYPFGL; translated from the coding sequence ATGTCCGACCTAACCGCCCTCTTCCGCACCACCATTCGCCCCCTCCCCGCGATCCACGATCCATCCTTCGCCCTCCCCTTCGACTCATACGCCCAGAACCGTCTTGTCCTTTTAGGTGACGGCTCCCACGGGACTTCCGAGTTCTACGCCGCCCGCGCAGAGATCACCAAGCGGCTGATCACGCACCATAACTTCACCATGCTCGCGCTGGAAGCAGACTGGCCCGACacggaggcgctggatcgCTACGTCCGCCAACGACCAGGTCACAGAGGTAAGATCGGGGAGACAAAGGGCGACGCCGATTATGAAGACGAGGGCGAGGCATTCGAGCGATTTCCAACGTGGATGTGGCGGAACAAGGAGATGCAAGATCTCGTCGAGTGGATACGGGATCATAACGCCTCTTTACCTGCTGAGAAGAAAGTGGGAATTTACGGGATGGATCTTTACTCGCTCGGGAGCTCCATGAAAGCAATTATCTCCTATCTGGATAAAGTTGATCCGGCTATGGCGAAGGAAGCCCGAAGGCGCTACGGCTGTCTGAATCCGTACACGGAGGAGCCGCAGGAATACGGACTCGACGCCCTACGCGGCTTCAAAGACTGCGAGAAGGGTGTCGTGGCGATGCTTCGCGACTTGCTTGAAAGACGCCTCAAGTACGCAGCACATCCGGGCGACGGGGAGGAGTTCCACAGCAGCGAGCAAAACGCGTACGTTGTTCGCGATGCGGAGAGGTACTACAAGGCCATGTACTACAGCAGTGCGGGAAGCTGGACGCTGCGCGATAGCCATATGGTTGACACGCTAAAACGGCTGATTAAGCATAAGCCTGATGGGAAGGTCGTGGTGTGGGCGCATAACTCTCACTGTGGCGATGCGAGGCACACGGCTATGGGGACTCGGCGGAGGGAGGTGAATATCGGCCAGCTATGCCGAGAGGTCTTTGGCGAGCAGAACGTGGCGCTAATCGGCTGTGGAACGCATACGGGGACTGTCGCTGCGGCGAGCGAGTGGGGTGAAGACATGCAGATCATGGATGTGAAGCCGAGTAGTCGTGACTCGTGGGAACGGATTGCGCATGATACGGGGGTTGAATCCTTTCTCCTGGATCTGCGAGAGGACAGAATGTCTAGGGAGGTCAGGGAGGCACTGGCGAAGGAACATCGACGGTTGCAGCGGTTTATCGGCGTGATCTATCGGCCGGACACAGAACGGATCTCTCATTATTCTGCGGCAGATCTGGTCAATCAATTCGATGGGTATGTCTGGTTTGATACGACGAGCGCTGTGAGGCCGCTGGAGGTTGTTCAGCCGAAGACAGCATTGGGGGATGAGGAGACGTACCCGTTTGGATTGTGA
- a CDS encoding uncharacterized protein (transcript_id=CADANIAT00004569) yields the protein MSLSFPEYINLEFTTVTERTASRLLQRSIRNTMTSSKVADERATIDASETIIQETPKRRWVSYIWDTFDKSPEERRLLTKLDAAILSFASLGYFIKYLDQININNAFVSGMKEDLGMYQNQLNYMQAAWTVGYVIGEIPSNIMLTKVRPRYWLPAMELLWTVLTMCLSRCNKASQFYVLRFFIGLAESTFYPGMQYIIGSWYRKDELAKRSCIFHTSSGIASMFSGYLMAGVYNLGGRGGFKGWQWLFIIDGVISLPVALLGFVILPDVPEISNPWYLTKQEVQLCQKRMELEGRKNRGPYTKAKLKKILTSWHIYFLTGLYITFNNANGGQPVFQQYLKASTNPVYSVGQINSYPTTTYAVQVFTTLVYASVWDIPDGWKWTCYIMSGAGYGLSGLCMAWAHEICSGDNEERALVVGSMNEMAYVFQAWLPQVVWQQIDAPQYRKGFITGTVMSVLLIIFTLSIRSLQTRENRKTRRGGAVESEGSVGSQTEESVNVVVDTQGK from the exons ATGAGCTTGTCTTTTCCAGAGTATATAAACCTGGAATTTACGACAGTAACCGAGAGGACAGCCTCGAGACTGCTTCAGAGGTCTATCCGCAATACAATGACTTCCTCTAAGGTAGCTGACGAACGGGCAACCATAGATGCCTCAGAAACGATCATCCAAGAAACGCCCAAGCGAAGATGGGTCAGTTACATCTGGGATACATTCGATAAGTCACCCGAGGAGCGACGGCTTCTCACGAAGCTTGATGCTGCAATTCTCTCTTTCGCATCGTTAG GATACTTCATCAAATATCTCGACCAGATTAACATAAACAATGCCTTTGTTTCTGGGAT GAAAGAAGATTTGGGCATGTATCAAAACCAATTGAACTACATGCAAGCCGCATGGACTGTGGGCTACGTAATCGGCGAGATCCCGAGCAATATCATGCTCACAAAGGTTCGGCCGCGGTATTGGCTGCCTGCGATGGAG CTCCTCTGGACAGTTCTGACGATGTGTCTCTCTCGCTGTAATAAGGCATCGCAGTTCTACGTGCTGAGGTTCTTTATCG GCCTCGCCGAGAGCACATTCTACCCCGGCATGCAGTACATCATTGGCTCGTGGTATCGAAAAGACGAGCTGGCTAAGAGGTCATGTATCTTCCATACAAGCAGTGGCATCGCCAGTATGTTTTCGGGATATCTGATGGCCGGCGTGTACAATCTTGGTGGGAGGGGAGGCTTTAAGGGGTGGCAGTG GCTATTTATCATTGACGGGGTTATATCCCTCCCAGTTGCTCTATTGGGCTTTGTCATCTTACCAGATGTGCCGGAAATCTCTAATCCGTGGTATTTGACCAAGCAA GAGGTACAACTCTGCCAGAAACGAATGGAGCTCGAAGGCCGCAAGAACAGAGGACCGTACACAAAAGCGAAACTCAAGAAGATCCTCACCTCATGGCATATCTATTTTCTTACCGGACTGTACAT AACGTTTAACAACGCCAATGGCGGCCAGCCGGTCTTCCAACAGTACCTCAAGGCCTCGACGAACCCAGTTTACTCGGTTGGACAGATAAACTCCTACCCAACAACAACCTATGCGGTGCAAGTTTTTACAACCCTTGTCTACGCTT CCGTCTGGGACATTCCTGATGGGTGGAAATGGACATGTTACATCATGTCTGGTGCTGGGTACGGACTTAGCGGTCTGTGCATGGCATGGGCGCACGAGATCTGCAGCGGTGACAACGAAGAGCGCGCTCTAGTTGTGGGCTCTATGAACGAGATGGCGTATGTGTTTCAAGCATGGCTGCCTCAGGTCGTTTGGCAGCAGATTGATGCTCCCCAATATAGAAAGGGGTTCATTACGGGGACGGTGATGAGTGTCCTCCTGATAATTTTCACGCTCTCAATACGCAGCTTGCAGACGAGGGAGAATCGAAAGACGAGGAG GGGTGGCGCAGTCGAGTCTGAGGGGAGCGTTGGGAGTCAGACGGAAGAGAGCGTCAATGTGGTTGTTGATACACAGGGGAAGTGA
- a CDS encoding protein fmoB (transcript_id=CADANIAT00004568), with protein sequence MTRPQIRRVAVIGAGISGVVSAAHLIQAGLDVTVYERSHAAGGVWLYDERVAPEPSYTSLKPLESERYFDKNEHNIALTHAPPGPCYDGLKNNVPTPLMRVKLNAWPEGTPDFVSHSVMKEYIQDTSRKTGVDDITIYGARVKNLIKQGDSWQVTWSRLEQYDDELKEQERKTTFDAVVVASGHYHTPRIPETPGLAEAKARWPDRIYHSKRYRKPEGYEKKNVLLIGGAVSAIDIAREIGPQADTIYQSTRNGEFDISASILPENGVRVSEVTRYEILDESQVVDGKLPLKVHLKSGQGLCGLDQVIICTGYQFTLPFLADYHNDRLSPAEADETILVTDGTQAHNLHKDIFYIPDPTLAFVGVPFYTATFTLFEFQAITAANVFSGIADLPSKQEMRAEYNEKLKRKGHGKRFHSLKDVEDDYVNNLLEWINTPRVRIGLTPIEGHTERWHEAKEAQRERLKAFFETPTATNDRRDSGIEGLPVLPACSA encoded by the exons ATGACGCGCCCGCAAATTCGACGAGTTGCAGTCATTGGAGCTGGGATTAGTGGTGTTGTGTCAGCTGCACACTTAATCCAGGCTGGATTGGATGTGACTGTTTATGAAAGGTCTCATGCGGCTGGCGGCGTTTG GTTGTATGATGAGCGCGTGGCACCGGAGCCATCGTATACTTCCTTGAAACCGCTCGAGTCGGAAAGGTATTTTGATAAGAATGAGCACAATATCGCCCTCACCCATGCGCCGCCCGG GCCATGCTATGACGGACTCAAGAACAATGTGCCGACACCCTTGATGCGCGTCAAGCTTAATGCTTGGCCAGAGGGGACACCCGACTTCGTCAGTCATTCCGTGATGAAGGAATATATACAAGATACCTCGCGGAAGACTGGTGTCGATGATATTACCATCTACGGCGCACGCGTTAAGAACCTCATCAAGCAGGGCGATTCATGGCAGGTTACCTGGTCTAGGTTGGAGCAATATGATGACGAACTCAAAGAACAAGAGCGCAAAACT ACATTCGACGCAGTAGTAGTCGCGTCTGGGCATTATCATACCCCTCGAATTCCAGAAACGCCTGGTCTTGCGGAAGCAAAAGCGCGCTGGCCAGATCGCATATATCACTCCAAAAGATACCGAAAGCCAGAGGGCTACGAGAAGAAG AATGTTCTTCtcatcggcggcgcagtCTCGGCCATAGACATCGCCCGTGAAATTGGCCCGCAAGCGGATACTATCTATCAGAGCACGCGGAATGGAGAATTTGATATTTCAGCCAGCATTCTCCCGGAAAATGGCGTCCGAGTCAGTGAAGTAACGCGGTACGAAATTCTCGATGAAAGTCAAGTCGTCGACGGCAAGCTTCCGTTGAAAGTACATTTGAAATCCGGCCAGGGGCTCTGCGGACTGGACCAGGTGATCATCTGCACGGGATACCAGTTCACCCTCCCTTTCCTGGCCGATTACCATAACGACAGACTCTCGCCAGCAGAGGCTGACGAGACAATTCTCGTGACGGATGGGACTCAGGCGCACAACCTACATAAGGACATATTCTACATTCCCGACCCTACCCTTGCGTTCGTCGGCGTGCCGTTTTACACAGCCACCTTTACGCTCTTCGAGTTCCAAGCGATAACCGCAGCAAATGTCTTCTCAGGTATTGCTGACCTACCCTCAAAGCAAGAGATGAGAGCAGAATACAATGAGAAACTGAAAAGGAAAGGGCATGGGAAGCGATTCCATTCGCTGAAAGACGTGGAGGATGACTACGTCAACAATCTCCTAGAATGGATAAACACGCCGAGAGTGAGAATAGGTCTGACACCTATCGAGGGACACACGGAAAGATGGCACGAGGCGAAGGAAGCGCAGCGCGAGCGGTTGAAGGCGTTTTTCGAGACTCCAACTGCAACTAATGATCGGAGGGACAGTGGAATCGAAGGACTTCCGGTGCTACCGGCGTGCAGTGCATGA
- a CDS encoding TauD/TfdA dioxygenase family protein (transcript_id=CADANIAT00004567): MAPAPIDPSIINVAEPRKDTLGLPATARERLEKGTVDLSNGYPYRPSRPLYLDDVYRIRDYDRQHIDPGTRADPEKKALLSAAKEVVHLTKHIGTEIVGLQLKDLTDQQKDELGLLIAERSVVFFRDQDISPQEQKKLGEWYGEIEVHPQAAQVPGVPGVTVMWPALQATEIPASFRRPGGASRWHTDLVHERQPAGVTHLHNDTVPSIGGDTLWASGYAAYEKLSPAFRKIIDGRTAVYRSAHPYLDRNDPEAGPKYVEREHPLVRVHPATGWKALWVNRAMTVRIVGLDKAESDLILGYLYDVFEKNVDIQVRFKWTPRSSALWDNRWDYEGSEPRHGTRVTALAEKPFFDPKAKSRREALGLLGKEEIEELERLKLEQ, translated from the exons ATGGCCCCAGCCCCAATCGACCCGAGCATCATTAATGTTGCCGAGCCGCGAAAGGACACCCTCGGTCTTCCGGCCACGGCCCGCGAGAGACTCGAAAAGGGCACAGTTGACCTCTCGAATGGATATCCCTATCgcccttctcgtcctctCTACTTAGACGATGTTTACCGGATCCGCGACTATGACCGCCAACACATTGATCCCGGTACTCGTGCCGAtccggagaagaaagccctTCTTTCCGCTGCGAAGGAAGTGGTCCACTTGACAAAGCACATAGGGACCGAGATCGTagggctgcagctgaaagACTTGACTGACCAGCAGAAAGATGAGCTGGGCCTGCTGATTGCCGAACGCAGCGTCGTGTTCTTCCGCGATCAGGACATCTCACcgcaggagcagaagaaactcGGCGAGTGGTACGGCGAGATTGAAGTTCAT CCTCAAGCCGCTCAAGTCCCCGGTGTTCCTGGTGTGACGGTCATGTGGCCTGCTCTGCAGGCAACCGAAATACCAGCCAGTTTTCGTCGTCCGGGAGGCGCCTCTCGATGGCACACAGATCTTGTCCATGAGCGGCAGCCAGCCGGCGTGACACACCTTCATAATGATACGGTTCCATCCATTGGGGGTGATACCCTCTGGGCCAGCGGTTACGCTGCTTACGAGAAGCTCTCCCCTGCGTTCCGCAAGATCATCGATGGGCGGACAGCCGTCTACCGCTCCGCTCATCCGTACCTTGACCGTAATGACCCTGAAGCTGGGCCTAAGTATGTTGAGCGTGAACATCCACTTGTGCGCGTCCATCCAGCAACTGGTTGGAAGGCACTGTGGGTTAATCGAGCCATGACGGTTCGCATCGTTGGGCTCGACAAGGCTGAAAGCGACCTAATTCTGGGATATTTATATGATGTGTTTGAGAAGAATGTTGATATCCAGGTGAGGTTCAAGTGGACTCCTCGTAGTAGTGCACTATGGGATAATCG CTGGGATTATGAAGGTTCTGAGCCACGGCATGGCACGCGGGTTACTGCACTAGCTGAGAAGCCGTTTTTTGACCCCAAGGCTAAGAGCCGCAGAGAGGCGTTGGGTCTGctggggaaggaggagattgaggagctggagcgaTTAAAGCTTGAGCAGTAG
- a CDS encoding uncharacterized protein (transcript_id=CADANIAT00004572), with product MDTDKEVTRRLLDGHEGSSYTDLPGIKISKDGSLAGVEALHEPEAESETGTSPNPFADPEVAERYAALYEKANYECRHVFDPTMTWTREEERRLVRKIDAKVCLWACVMFFGLQVDRSNLIQAVSDNMLEELGLSTNDYNSGNIVFYLSFLLAELPSQLLSKALGPDRWIPIQMSLWSLVALSQSCLSGRGSFFLTRSILGLLEGGFIPDIVLWLSYFYTSRELPTRLSLFWTTLSVTEIIGSFLAFGVLHMRGVLGWSGWRWLFLIEGLITLLVGVASFFKMPASAVETKTWFRPKGWFSDREARIVVNRVLRDDPSKGDMHNRQAITLSALWDSLRDYDLWPIYLLGLIVYTPMVPIRTYITLTLKSVGFDTFSTNLLIIPYNITHILLLNLLTHLSERLNERALVSSLQSLWVLPCLLILLFWSNAMIDPWGTYAAMTILLSYPYCHAILVGWTSKNSNNVGTRTVSAAVYNMCVQMGSIIGNNIFRENDAPLYKRGYSVLLGLNLLGIILFIATKLYYLRRNKERDTIWKGMSEEEREDYIRNSPETGSKRLDFRFAH from the exons ATGGACACTGACAAAGAGGTCACACGCCGGCTTCTAGATGGTCACGAGGGTTCATCATATACTGATCTGCCAGGCATAAAGATCAGCAAAGACGGCTCTCTTGCTGGAGTCGAAGCACTCCATGAGCCGGAAGCAGAATCCGAGACCGGAACGTCACCGAATCCCTTCGCGGACCCAGAAGTAGCAGAGCGCTATGCAGCCCTCTACGAGAAAGCAAATTATGAATGTCGTCATGTATTTGACCCTACGATGACCTGGAcgagggaggaagagaggaggctCGTTAGGAAGATTGATGCCAAAGTCTGCTTATGGGCC TGCGTCATGTTCTTCGGTCTGCAGGTCGACCGCAGCAATCTCATTCAAGCGGTGTCAGACAACATGCTCGAAGAACTGGGATTGTCTACTAATG ACTACAACTCTGGCAACATAGTCTTCtatctctcctttctcctcgctGAACTGCCGAGCCAGCTGCTCTCCAAAGCGCTGGGGCCAGATCGTTGGATTCCGATTCAGATGTCTCTGTGGTCGCTCGTCGCGCTCTCGCAGTCCTGTCTGTCCGGCCGAGGCTCGTTCTTCCTGACCCGTTCGATACTGGGCTTGCTGGAGGGCGGCTTTATCCCAGATATCGTGCTGTGGCTGTCGTATTTTTATACCAGCAGGGAATTGCCAACACGTCTCAG TCTCTTCTGGACAACTCTCTCCGTAACAGAGATTATTGGGTCTTTCCTAGCATTTGGTGTGCTGCATATGCGCGGCGTGCTTGGTTGGTCGGGCTGGAGGTGGCTGTTTCTTATTGAGGGTCTTATAACCCTGCTTGTAGGAGTAGCCTCGTTCTTCAAAATGCCTGCGTCGGCGGTCGAGACGAAGACATGGTTCCGACCCAAGGGTTGGTTCTCGGACCGCGAGGCCAGGATCGTTGTAAATCGGGTGTTAAGGGACGATCCGTCAAAGG GCGATATGCATAACAGACAAGCAATAACCCTCTCGGCGCTCTGGGACTCGCTGCGCGACTACGATCTCTGGCCAATATATCTCCTGGGTCTTATCGTTTACACACCCATGGTTCCAATTCGGACCTATATAACCCTCACGCTAAAGAGTGTAGGGTTTGACACT TTCAGCACAAACCTCCTCATTATCCCTTACAATATCACACATATCCTCCTCCTAAACCTCCTAACGCATCTCTCTGAACGGCTCAATGAGCGCGCCCTAGTCTCAAGCCTCCAATCCCTTTGGGTCCTCCCCTGcctgctcatcctgctcttctggtcAAATGCAATGATCGACCCATGGGGCACGTATGCGGCCATGACAATCCTGCTCTCATACCCATACTGCCATGCGATCCTGGTCGGCTGGACGAGCAAGAACTCGAATAATGTGGGGACGAGGACGGTGTCGGCGGCTGTTTATAACA TGTGCGTCCAGATGGGCAGCATTATTGGAAATAATATCTTCCGCGAAAACGATGCGCCGCTGTATAAACGCGGGTATTCTGTGCTCCTGGGGTTGAACCTACTGGGgattatcctcttcatcgcgACAAAACTCTACTATCTCAGACGAAACAAAGAGAGGGACACTATCTGGAAAGGCATGAGCGAGGAG GAACGAGAAGACTATATCAGGAACAGCCCCGAGACAGGGAGCAAGAGGCTTGACTTTCGGTTCGCTCATTGA
- a CDS encoding TauD/TfdA dioxygenase family protein (transcript_id=CADANIAT00004570) codes for MSTTLTKEETTPAVVRAFDDTAHSELQYAYSAYLPVYDTTTTFPPTEPFDHQDRGLSADKSKPHLFQTGDPSVSITKLTPRVGSEVRGLQLSQLSDVQKDELALLIAERGVVVFRDQDFKDIGPGKQKEFAGYFGRLHVHPVGAHVKDHIEFHNIYLGADNLYRLQTRSTKLTTTGYHSDVSYEHQPPGVTLLTLLSVPSSGGDTAWVSQVAAYERLSDPIKKLLEGLRAEHSGFPQAERARADGKFVRREPVKSEHPVVRVHPVTGEKALFVNSGFTKRIIGLKDEESDAILQLLFKHISLSQDIQVRVKWDDRTVSLWDNRVTAHTAISDYDTSTDGLRHGIRLTTLGEKPVGLDGLETVW; via the exons ATGTCGACTACACTCACCAAAGAAGAAACCACCCCCGCCGTCGTCAGGGCTTTTGACGATACGGCACACAGTGAG CTGCAGTATGCATACTCCGCGTACCTCCCCGTCTACGACACTACCACAACTTTCCCACCCACCGAACCTTTCGACCACCAAGATCGGGGTCTAAGTGCAGACAAATCCAAGCCGCACCTCTTTCAAACCGGGGACCCAAGCGTGTCCATCACGAAGCTAACACCCCGTGTTGGCTCCGAAGTACGTGGCCTCCAGCTCTCGCAGCTCTCAGACGTCCAGAAAGACGAACTCGCCCTCCTTATTGCAGAGAGAGGCGTCGTGGTCTTTCGAGACCAAGACTTTAAGGATATTGGACCCGGGAAGCAAAAGGAGTTTGCTGGTTATTTTGGAAGGTTGCATGTGCAC CCCGTCGGTGCACACGTCAAAGATCATATCGAGTTCCACAACATCTATCTCGGCGCTGACAACCTCTACCGTCTGCAGACGCGGTCAACAAAGCTCACCACAACGGGATACCACTCGGACGTGTCCTACGAGCACCAGCCCCCTGGCGTGACATTGTTGACTCTACTCAGCGTGCCATCTTCAGGTGGTGATACAGCCTGGGTATCCCAGGTTGCGGCGTATGAGCGATTGTCCGATCCGATCAAGAAACTGCTTGAGGGGCTGCGGGCTGAACATAGTGGATTCCCGCAGGCAGAGAGGGCAAGGGCTGACGGGAAGTTTGTGAGACGCGAGCCAGTGAAGTCGGAACATCCGGTCGTTCGGGTCCACCCG GTCACCGGCGAGAAAGCGCTCTTCGTCAACTCCGGCTTCACGAAGAGGATTATTGgcttgaaggatgaggaatCGGATGCAATCCTGCAGCTATTATTCAAG CACATCTCTCTCTCCCAAGACATTCAAGTCCGCGTCAAGTGGGACGACAGGACTGTCTCGCTGTGGGATAATCGGGTCACTGCGCATACGGCCATCTCGGACTATGACACCTCAACTGATGGCCTACGACATGGAATTAGATTGACTACATTAGGAGAGAAGCCAGTTGGGCTAGATGGTTTGGAGACAGTGTGGTAG
- a CDS encoding uncharacterized protein (transcript_id=CADANIAT00004571) has product MAEAVSNKETIVVGESSKDSTDSPTPSRRKTLQPQAVNVKPPQPAIASFFSFSKRYRDRCDPEEIATPPSVYDDPKLAPYFQPNPKYENLHRFDPAFRWTWGEEKPLIRKIDWKVTVWAALAFFALDLDRSNISQANTDSFLDDMGLDTNDYNLGQTLFKVAFLLAELPSQLVSKKVAQMCLWSIASAAQFWLNSRASFLALRVIIGVLQGGFIPDIILYLSYFFKSDELPLRLAIFWMANRLTDVVSPLIAYGVLHMRGTQGQEGWRWLFLIEGLLTLLIGIWSIFQMAPSPTQTKALWRPNGWFSEHEEKIMVNRILRDDPSKGDMHNREAITPKLLWRSLCDYDLWPIYAIGLTFGIPPAPSDQYLTLTLRGLGFDTFESNLLSIPAQIFTTINVFLSSFKPNVKWNQRAFLGLFTQFWFLPCLIALAVLPEGTPRWGSYALVTVILSYPTPHPMQVGWCSSNSNTVRTRTVSAALYKAGTDESSMMVQIQSIISSNIYREDDKPLYRRGNRVLIAINCLNFVLYLFAKWYYQQRNKKRDAVWNRMSSEEKEEYLNITTDQGNKRLDFRFAS; this is encoded by the exons ATGGCGGAAGCCGTGTCAAACAAGGAGACGATCGTCGTGGGCGAGAGCTCGAAAGACTCTACAGACAGCCCAACACCGAGCCGTAGAAAGACACTCCAACCGCAGGCCGTCAACGTCAAACCGCCTCAGCCAGCTAtcgccagcttcttctctttctccaaaCGCTACAGAGATAGATGTGATCCTGAAGAAATCGCTACGCCACCCTCGGTCTACGACGACCCAAAACTGGCACCGTACTTCCAGCCAAATCCAAAGTATGAGAACCTACACCGATTTGATCCTGCTTTTCGGTGGACATggggcgaggagaag CCTCTGATCCGCAAAATTGACTGGAAGGTCACCGTCTGGGCAGCGCTAGCGTTCTTTGCTCTTGATCTAGACCGGAGTAACATCAGCCAGGCGAATACTGACAGCTTCCTGGATGATATGGGGCTAGACACGAATG ACTATAACCTCGGCCAGACGCTATTCAAGGTTGCGTTCTTGCTCGCCGAGTTGCCGTCGCAGCTTGTCAGTAAGAAGGTTG CTCAAATGTGCCTTTGGTCCATCGCATCTGCAGCACAGTTCTGGCTGAATAGTCGCGCTTCTTTCCTCGCGCTGCGTGTGATCATTGGTGTTCTGCAGGGTGGTTTTATCCCTGATATCATTCTGTATCTC TCCTACTTCTTCAAAAGCGACGAGCTACCTCTACGTCTGGCAATTTTCTGGATGGCAAACCGCCTCACGGACGTCGTTTCCCCGCTCATAGCATACGGTGTACTCCATATGCGCGGGACTCAAGGGCAGGAGGGATGGAGGTGGCT CTTCTTGATAGAAGGACTTCTTACCCTTTTGATAGGCATCTGGTCAATCTTCCAGATGGCTCCCTCGCCCACACAAACAAAAGCCCTCTGGAGACCTAACGGGTGGTTCAGCGAGCacgaagagaagatcatggTTAATCGGATCCTCCGCGACGATCCCTCCAAAGGAGACATGCATAATCGAGAAGCGATCACCCCGAAATTGCTCTGGCGGAGTCTATGCGACTATGACCTCTGGCCTATCTATGCCATCGGGCTGACGTTCGGTATACCTCCTGCCCCAAGTGATCAGTACTTGACACTCACTCTGAGGGGGCTGGGCTTTGACACATTCGAGAGTAATCTGCTCAGTATCCCGGCGCAGATTTTCACGACTATCAATGTattcctctcttcctttaAACCAAA CGTTAAATGGAATCAGCGCGCGTTCCTCGGCCTCTTCACGCAGTTCTGGTTCCTCCCTTGTCTGATTGCCCTGGCGGTTCTGCCAGAGGGGACGCCGAGATGGGGGAGTTATGCGCTTGTCACAGTGATTTTGTCGTACCCGACGC CGCACCCAATGCAAGTTGGTTGGTGCAGTTCAAACTCGAATACGGTGCGGACGAGGACCGTCTCGGCTGCTTTGTACAA AGCAGGCACTGACGAAAGCAGTATGATGGTCCAGATCCAGTCAATCATATCGTCGAATATCTACCGTGAGGACGACAAACCTCTGT ATCGCCGCGGAAACCGCGTCCTGATCGCGATCAACTGTCTGAATTTCGTGCTGTATCTGTTTGCCAAGTGGTACTACCAGCAgaggaataagaagaggGATGCTGTTTGGAATAGGATGAGTTCTGAG gagaaagaagagtatCTCAACATTACAACAGATCAGGGGAATAAGAGGTTAGATTTCAGATTTGCAAGCTAG